The Malus sylvestris chromosome 12, drMalSylv7.2, whole genome shotgun sequence genome contains a region encoding:
- the LOC126594490 gene encoding uncharacterized protein LOC126594490, translated as MTRLDFNTKRFKKVPSSGRSGGLCAMWKTEANLLLRSYSSNHIDLEVGGVGDDIHWRVTFFYGFPAEGDRHKSWSLLRQLKDNSNLPWCCMGDFNEVFCAEEQEGGDIRSERQMEGFRNAITSCQLQDLRFSFPYLLFYLNMVNP; from the exons ATGACTCGGCTTGACTTCAATACCAAGAGGTTTAAAaaag TTCCTAGTTCTGGAAGGTCTGGAGGTCTTTGTGCTATGTGGAAGACGGAAGCTAATCTATTGTTACGATCCTACTCTTCTAATCATATTGATCTGGAAGTAGGAGGGGTGGGTGATGACATTCACTGGAGAGTTACATTCTTTTATGGTTTTCCGGCGGAGGGAGATAGGCATAAATCTTGGAGTTTGCTTCGACAGTTAAAAGATAATTCTAATTTGCCATGGTGCTGCATGGGGGACTTTAATGAGGTTTTTTGTGCGGAGGAACAGGAAGGAGGGGATATTCGTAGTGAACGACAAATGGAAGGTTTTCGTAATGCCATTACTAGTTGCCAACTTCAAGATTTAAGGTTTTCTTTCCCTTACCTCCTCTTCTATTTGAACATGGTTAATCCATAA
- the LOC126594461 gene encoding ankyrin repeat-containing protein BDA1-like isoform X1, translating to MAIRPHYEDEVYEASRTGSVESLNRLIEKDPDILWRISLQTGKIGTPLHVSALHGHTEFTKALCTNNPKLAEGVDADRRTPLHLASAKGHKETVDALLSVYAGACSDFDENGRIPLHYAAMRGEVEVLRKLIDENPGSIYAKVENRSKETVLHLCIIHNQLECLKLLVERLLVERDGNGEFLNSRAGCDGGVTILHLALMLRQIKTIRYLLSVDTIRAEAVAVNGMSLTMLDILEYSSVAREEFSRSLEIQQILMDAGLNRRENNENGNPNSAVAAAAVVVSPNPRRVTKKKKLHKQVAPSEMGSKPARWFLTKLMKWLRYPHDWVKDTRGLLIVVATVISTMTFQAVANPPGGVWEHNDKNTSVNNITVCSEESVCRVGTAVLGYGNDPENYFPIFIAFNTITFLASMSVTLLLVSGFPLHNRLCTWLLSMSMCVTLAFLALTYLYVLHMMVPNYCCFVPTSLYRIFFTLWIALLVIGGALQTIQFLMWVKKRLRPMYFRSTSGLKNMITTGSFSRKDPSRFEENDAPVVV from the exons atgGCGATCAGACCGCACTATGAAGATGAAGTGTACGAGGCATCACGGACCGGGAGTGTAGAATCCTTAAACAGGTTGATCGAAAAAGACCCAGACATTCTATGGAGAATATCCCTGCAGACCGGCAAAATCGGAACCCCCTTGCATGTTTCGGCTTTGCACGGCCACACTGAGTTTACCAAAGCCCTTTGCACTAACAATCCCAAACTTGCAGAGGGAGTGGATGCCGATAGACGCACGCCCCTGCACTTGGCTTCTGCTAAGGGCCACAAGGAGACCGTCGACGCTTTGTTATCTGTGTATGCTGGTGCGTGCTCggattttgatgaaaatggaAGAATCCCTCTTCACTATGCAGCCATGAGAGGAGAAGTTGAGGTGCTCCGGAAGTTGATTGATGAAAATCCTGGGTCCATTTATGCCAAAGTTGAAAACAGATCGAAAGAAACAGTTTTGCACTTGTGTATTATACACAACCAGTTAGAGTGCTTGAAACTGTTGGTTGAAAGACTGTTGGTTGAAAGAGACGGCAATGGTGAGTTCCTCAACTCAAGAGCTGGCTGTGATGGTGGTGTGACCATCCTGCATTTAGCTTTGATGCTAAGACAAATTAAG ACTATACGTTACCTGCTTTCCGTTGATACTATAAGAGCGGAAGCAGTTGCTGTGAATGGGATGTCTCTGACCATGTTAGATATCTTAGAGTACAGCAGCGTTGCAAGAGAGGAGTTTAGCAGAAGCTTAGAAATTCAACAGATTTTGATGGACGCAGGATTAAACAGAagagaaaataatgaaaatggtaATCCTAACTCAGCCGTTGCCGCTGCCGCTGTTGTTGTATCACCAAATCCAAGAAGGGTAACGAAGAAAAAGAAGCTTCACAAACAAGTAGCACCATCGGAAATGGGATCAAAGCCAGCAAGGTGGTtcttgacaaaattgatgaaatggTTAAGATATCCGCATGATTGGGTGAAGGACACACGTGGCTTGCTGATTGTTGTGGCTACGGTGATCTCGACCATGACTTTTCAAGCCGTAGCCAACCCACCTGGTGGTGTTTGGGAACATAATGATAAAAACACTAGCGTTAATAATATAACAGTTTGCAGTGAAGAGAGTGTATGTAGAGTTGGAACTGCAGTGTTAGGCTACGGTAATGATCCCGAGAATTACTTCCCCATTTTCATAGCATTCAATACCATCACGTTCCTTGCTTCTATGAGTGTCACCCTTTTGCTCGTTAGTGGATTTCCTCTCCACAATCGGTTGTGCACGTGGCTCTTATCGATGTCCATGTGCGTCACTCTCGCATTCTTGGCACTCACCTACCTATACGTGCTGCACATGATGGTCCCTAATTACTGTTGTTTCGTTCCAACGAGCTTGTACCGGATATTCTTTACTCTTTGGATTGCCTTGCTGGTCATAGGCGGCGCACTTCAGACTATCCAGTTTCTTATGTGGGTGAAGAAGCGGTTGCGGCCCATGTACTTTAGGTCAACATCAGGTCTCAAGAACATGATCACTACTGGCTCCTTTTCACGTAAAGATCCATCGCGTTTTGAAGAGAATGATGCGCCTGTAGTTGTGTGA